From the Candidatus Neomarinimicrobiota bacterium genome, the window ACACGACATTTCCGACATATGTCAAAATGATACCGAGCAATGGTACAACAACCGGAAGATATATCGATTCACCAAAATCCGGTGGCACAACTCCAAAATCCATGCCGAGGGCACCCGCCCATTTTTGGAACAATTCCACCCGACCAAGCGTGAAGTTAAACAATTTGGGGATGCTCCAGAAAAAGTCCTGAAAAAACAGCCCAAAAGCGTAGTCCACGTACGCCCAACCAAGCACGATGGAAACCAGCCCCCCAATGAGTGGCTTGGCATAGGCAACGACACCTGCTGTCAGCGCCACCAGCAGTATAAGCGCTGTTAGCAATGCTCCGGTGCCTGCATCCCGGATGTAATTCCCGTCCAGAATCGTCTGGACTGCGTTCGCATGCGTTTCCACTCCGGGCATCAGATGCTGGTATCCGCCGTAGCTCATATATGGCGTTTCCTTCACATCGTGGAAATCTTCCAGCGATACACCAACCATCACAATTTTGTCCTCAAACGGGCTCTGCTCTGTCAACCCGAATTGAGCGAGTGCTCCATCCTTATAAAACAGCTCCATCCAGTCGGAATCTTCCTGGGGAAATTTCAGTTCAAAATCGGAATCATCCAGAACATTGGATAGCGGATAGCGGTGAAACGTACCCCAGGGCCCGAGCGGCTTATCCGGTCCCCCTGCCGAGGGTGGCCCATAATAATTGATCAGAAACAGCGCCGGATGCTGAAATGTTCGGATATTCATGGGACCGTAATGGATATAGCCCTTTTCCTGTGATATTTTCGTCGATTCCGGAATACCACGGTATTCAGCCGCAGCTTTTGCTGCCAGAGAAAGGTAGGCTTGATCCTCATCAGGAAGATAGTGGAAGGCAATATACCGGCGGGAAAAGCCATCTAAATCTACCCGTTCGTTGATCAGCCCGAGTGCCGGTTCGGCTTCCATCAGTGTTTCAACGGGTTTCATCACATATTCCGGCGGCACCCGGGTTTTTTCCCGGACTAATTTCGCCGCCAAAACAACGTCGGTGCCCTGGTTCCGTGCCCTGCGTATGCTTTCGGCAAAGATTGAATCACCATGCGCCGACTTGTTATCCTCAGTATCAAACTCGATATCAAAGACAACTACCGAAGCGCCAGCACGCGTCAGATTATCGACGACCTGTGCCCAGATATCTCTGGGATACGGCCATCGGTAGGGTATGAGGCGCCAAGACTCATCATCGATATCTACCAGCACTACATCCAGACTATCGTTGGTCAGGTCAGTTTCGCTCGTCAGGCCCGTGTAAGGACCGCGCAACACAAATCGATAGTCCAGCGTTTTCAACTCCAGGGTATCGAGGAGATGGAAAGAGCGGAGGAAGATTAACAGGACGACAACAATCGCACCGATGCCTAGACTGATCCCCAACTGAACGATTGATTTTTTTGACATTACGATGTCAGGACTTTGGATTCATTCGATTGTCACAACATTCTCTTAAAATTGGTAGGAATACCGAAGTCGGTAAATCAAATTTGTGTATTGGCTCGATTCCGTTGGGCTAATGGTTTCATCCGTCCGGGATACTCTGATGTTGGTACTAAGTGTATGATCTTCAAGAAAGCGATATCGAATAGTGCCCTCGAACCCGGTTCGGACAAATTCGGTGGCGCCGGTAGATTTCGTGTACCGGCCTTGGCCATTCAAAATCAGGTTCCGATTAAACATCCGGTATTGTCCGCCGGCGGAGATAATCTGGAATCGAGTCAGGTTAGGGCCGGTTTCATTTTCATTCATACTGTATGACAACCGGGTCATTAACGGAATGTCGAACCGGCTCTGCAGAGAGACGGAAATGAGGTTCATGGAATAGGTAATATCCGGATAATCCTTACTTCGCACAATATTATCTTCCTTGAACGAGCGGAGATAATTCAGTCCGAGCTCGTGGTTAATACCGAACAGGTTTATCGGCTGGGAAATTGTAATCGTATTGGACATTGTCGTGTTATCCACGCGATTATCAATGTAGGTAGTATCGTAGATCGCCGTTGGCGGACTGGTCGAAGCATCTATAGTAGTATCAATACGGGTAAACCGTTCATCCAGGCCGTTGAACCGGTGATATTGGTTCAGGTTAAAGTTAATAGTGGGAAAATCCCCGCCGGGGTAAATTGACAGGCCGGTTCCGGCGTTATTGGAAGTAATCCGGTTCTGCACTTCCCTTGAAAGCCCTTCATCCAGGCTCTCGTATTTCAGCGTCAGATATACTTTATTTTTAAACATCCTGATTCTGTCAGAGAATTCAATTCCAGCGACATCTTTGCGGATATAGGGATTGGCAAACGAGTTATACGCCGCGCCAACCCTGCGATACTGCATGGTGAGGTAATTGTTAAAATAGTTCATACTCACCTTGGACTGATACGCCAGCGATCCGTAATCCTGGATATCTCCCGGCCGCAAGGTCAGATTAAAGTTACTGTCCACCGATGCCGGAACCGGAAGAAACGGCTGGATATGACTATTGATAATAAAAAGGTTTTGAATACTTGACGGGTCGATCGGAAAATCCGAGACGGGAATCTGGAAATCGGAACCGAATTCCAACGTATCCTCGGCTGTCAGCGCTCCTCCGAAAATGTCGTCGTTTTGCCAGCTGAGGGATGCACTGGATTCCCAGACGAAGCGCTGCCGATCGAAGGCAATTAATAAATCGCTTCCGACTACAATATTGTCCTTCGGTGTTGCACCATTCCATACAGCCCGGCTTGCGGTTACATTATCAAGGCCGGTATTAATTTGGGTGGTATCATCACGGGAGGAAATCAATGAGAAGCCCAGTTGGAAGTGCTTTCCGCTCCCGAAACTTGGCCGGACTGCCAACACCCGGCGCGGGAAGGTATATCCACGCAGATCATTGTAGTAATCATAGGTTGTATCGGCCATCAATGGATTTTGCTGGAGCGTGTCTATCTGTGCGATGGACGAATCAAGTACTCCGGTCCCCTGGATAGCCCGCTCGGAATAGCCATAGACCACGTGCAGATTCACGTAATCCAAAAGCAGCTGGGTGTTAACGCCCCGCACCCGTTTACCCCACATTCCCAGCCGCGAAAGCCTGGGATAAAAATCGCCAAATTGGAGCCGGAGCTTTGAGGAATTCAATCCCAGTCTATACCGATTCCGCGGCTGAACACTGGGATCTTCTTTGGACGTGAGGTACACATTTCCATTAAAATTCAAAAAACCGTACGAACCCCGGATATCTGCGTTAACCTTATTAATATTTTCCAGTCGATTCCGGATCTCGCTTCGGCTGGATTCAACATACATGCGCCCGCGCATATCGAGTTCGGCGCGCTGTCCTTCTTCCGCTCCGGTTACCCGGAATTGCCAAGACAGAGGCTCAAATGTTCTGCCGGCCACATCCTTAAATTGCATTCTCACGGTATGCAAACCCTGCCGCATCTGCGTATTCCTGTAAGTCACCAACTCAGGCGAAATCTCGGCCTGCTTCGTCACATTAGTTCCGTCCACTAAGAGTCTAATTGATTCGGGATCTACATCGGGGATCGTGTACAGGGTTACGGCGATCAATACTTCATTCTGTGGTACCGAGGAATTGGGGGTAGGTGACAAAATGAGTTCCTCGCTTTGTGTACTATAATCGTCAGAATACACCCGCTCCCTGGTTGTCTCAGTCTGTTGTCGCTGCGGTTGAGATGACTGGGATTGGGATTGCCCCGCCGCCGGTATAAAAACCGGATTATCGTATGGATTTTCTTCAGGAAAAGCGATCAGCTGTCCATCCACCAGTTCGGCGATGATGGCATACTTTATTCCGGCCTCCGTCGCAAACTCCGAGGGAATAGTTCCATAATAATAGCCGTATCGAAACTCCATCGTGGTTTCGGCGAATCCACTCTGGTTTGCTGGCTTATACAACAACCGGACTTCTTCAACATTGGCCGCCGTTCCCTCGACGACGGCTTCGAGTTCAATTTCCTGCCCTGGTATGTAATTTCGTGCAGGGGAATGTAATATCTGACCTTGCGCAAGTAGTCCTGATGCCCCGGTAAACACAATCAGCAACGGGACGATAATCAGACGAAGAAGCGCCCGACATAAATCCATATCTCTCCCAAGATGATATCCAATTTTTCAGTTGTTCTGACCGAAATCCGGGCTATCGAATTCGGAATTTATTTGTATTCAATCTCAAGTTTCCTTCGTTCACCGTCACTGTTTTCGAACTCAATTTCCATGCGATGCGTCTCTTCTACCACGCTTACGATATTCGCGGTGAATGTACCATCCTGGCGGAGTTGCCCATTGATGGTCACATTATCCCCGGCAGAGGGTTGGCCCCCTTCAAAGGTAGTAAAGTCGCCAATCGAAACATTTAACGGGCCGGCTCCCTCTATTGAGACGCCTTCTGGTGATTCACCCGAAACCAGGGACACATTGTTTACCGTCATACTGACGCCTTCGGTGTAAGACTGAATGGTCCCCGTAATTGTCAGGGTAATAGTAATTTCAACATTCCCTTCCTGGTTCGATGAACCGCTCTGGTTTGACTCCACTGTAACCGATTGCCCGGTGACATTATTCGTCAGCTCAACATTTCCGGATTCTACGACCACCTGATCCCCAAAAACCGGATCCACGATAATCCAAAAAATTGTTCCCTTCACCGAAGCAACAGAAGTCGGCGTTGCAATAACAAAGTCGCCACGTCGCTGTTCAGCAACTTCGGCCTTTAGTTTACCGGTATCAACATTAATACGTTTGCTAATACCTTCCTGATCTTCAGCGGAGGCCCCTTCAATTTGAACGACTGAATTCGGTTGCACCTTCAGCTGGGATTTGTCATCCAGAAAGACAACCACCGCATACCCATCTTCGCCGGTCTTTATCTGATCATTGTTATTGATGCGGGTGCCGATTTTCAGGCCGGAACTAAACTCTTCCTGATTTGCCCGTTTAAAACTGATGGAACCGGTAGTTTTTGTCGTGATAGCAATACTTTCCTGCGCGCTGAGTGAGGTACTACAAAACACTACCAACATGATGAGTGGGATATATTTTTTCATGGTCATTCGCCCTCCTAGCCAATCGTCACACGCTATTCCTGAACCTGAACGCTGATAATTGTGTGTTGGCCAGTGCTAAATTGTGTGGATAATTCCATTAATTCCGACATCGACACCACTTCACCATCTACCATAATATTTCCGGGGTCCGCAGAATATCCTGCCAATTCGCCGCCAACACCAAAATATTGGTCAAACATATCCTGTCCGAGAACCGATTGCAGCGCCAGACTCACGGGATCAACCTGTTCACCACCAACCGCAAATTTAAAAATTTCGCTCTCGACCGTTTCCATCCCACGGGTAGTTTCACAGTATTTCTGGATTTGCCAAACGTACTGGCGGCCCTCTTCAATTTCCTTTGCTCCGGTGAGAGGATACTGGAAGGACGTGGCACTGCTTAATTCAAAATACTCTCCATTATCCGGGAACGGAAGATTCGACTCATCGTTAAGTGCTTCCTCCAGGGAACTATGTTTTTCCGGATCAAATTCGCAAATCCGGATCCCGTAGTTACAGTTCCGAGTGGCCCCTGAAGACTCCCACTGGAATACCGGATAAGTGGTTTGAATTACCGCCTCATTTGCAGGAGCTACTAGCTGGACACTGGGACGGGATGCAAATTCGATAGAAATAACATCACTGACGTTGCCTTGATTCGTATGAATAGTATACCGAAAGGTATACACTCCCGGCGGTACCATCGGCATTGCCAAAATGGAATTTACCAATTCGTCCTGCCGTTCGCCCTGAATGTACTGCACATTTTCAGCGCGAGCGCCAATCTCCATTGGTCCATTGGAAGTACTAACGACATTTGATTGCTCAGCCAGGTCCCGATTATTGATAAGTACATCGCCAATGAGTTCAAACGGATTTGTTTCGACCCAAAAGATCTGCTCATTCGTTAATCCAAGGTCCGGTACATCTGCGGTAAATTCTGCCTCGATTGAGATTTCCGGGTCTGTGACTTTCGGTATTAGTCGAATCTGAAAAATTATCGGCGCATTTGCAGGATCGTTGATCAGGTCCGTCACATACATCATCGAATATTCGTCCGGTGTCTGCATCAATTCGACCCGGACGACATCATTCTCAACAACTTGTGCCTCAGACTTAATCAAAGGGAGAAAAACCAGGACTACCAAAAAGAGGATATATCGTTTCATACCACTATTCTCCTTACAATTTTCTTACGATGGATAGTCTGTATAGTCCATAGTATTGGAGTTCTCACCCACAATATGTGAGTGAGATCATCTGGTTCCGGCTCTCTGTGATGCACATCATTTGTATTGGGGTTGGATAAGCGGGATTTGATTTTCGCAATATACGTTGTGCTTAAAAAGCTGTCAACCAGAATAAGGGTAAATCAAATCCGAAGTCAATATATTTTCTTTCCCCCGTAGAATAAAAAAAGCCCCCGCCTTCACGGGGGCTTTGAATAAGAGATCCCGGCAACGACCTACTCTTCCACTCCGTCTCCGGAGTAGTACCATCGGCGCAAGAGGACTTTACTTCTCTGTTCGGAATGGGAAGAGGTGTTTCCCCTCTGCTATAGTCACCGGAAAAATCCAAAAATAATTTTGGGAAAGTAACTGATATACTTCTACCCGTCTAATCTCATAAAAGAATATTGATTAAACCTCACGGCTCATTAGTATCACTCGGCTTAACTCCTTGCGGAGCTTACACCTGTGACCTATCGACCTTGTCGTCTACAAGGAGCCTTCAGTCCCGATAAATCGGGAGGGAAATCTAATCTTGGGGTGGGTTTCGCACTTATATGCTTTCAGCGCTTATCCCATCCAGACATAGCTACCCAGCAATGCCCCTGACGGGACAACTGGTACACCAGAGGTCTGTCCACTC encodes:
- a CDS encoding adenylate/guanylate cyclase domain-containing protein, with protein sequence MSKKSIVQLGISLGIGAIVVVLLIFLRSFHLLDTLELKTLDYRFVLRGPYTGLTSETDLTNDSLDVVLVDIDDESWRLIPYRWPYPRDIWAQVVDNLTRAGASVVVFDIEFDTEDNKSAHGDSIFAESIRRARNQGTDVVLAAKLVREKTRVPPEYVMKPVETLMEAEPALGLINERVDLDGFSRRYIAFHYLPDEDQAYLSLAAKAAAEYRGIPESTKISQEKGYIHYGPMNIRTFQHPALFLINYYGPPSAGGPDKPLGPWGTFHRYPLSNVLDDSDFELKFPQEDSDWMELFYKDGALAQFGLTEQSPFEDKIVMVGVSLEDFHDVKETPYMSYGGYQHLMPGVETHANAVQTILDGNYIRDAGTGALLTALILLVALTAGVVAYAKPLIGGLVSIVLGWAYVDYAFGLFFQDFFWSIPKLFNFTLGRVELFQKWAGALGMDFGVVPPDFGESIYLPVVVPLLGIILTYVGNVVYQFISEQREKRWVKDAFGHFLSPKVVSELMEDPERLSLGGERRYLTVLFSDIQGFTTVSEKMEPEALAEFLNEYLTELTDIILSYNGIIDKYEGDAIMAEFGAPLETDDHAIQACSAALDCQFKLKELREKWLDEGLPEIHTRFGINSGIVALGNFGSKDVFDYTVMGDTVNLGARLESANKQYGTYIMISKSTREEIKEHFRTRFLDSLVVKGKTEPIKVYELLGRLGEDTMPHLKDKAILEPYNSGIEHYFNREWDAGIQAFTEALEIDPDDGPSQLFLERCRSYKKNPPPEDWDGAFTMTSK
- a CDS encoding FecR family protein, which codes for MTMKKYIPLIMLVVFCSTSLSAQESIAITTKTTGSISFKRANQEEFSSGLKIGTRINNNDQIKTGEDGYAVVVFLDDKSQLKVQPNSVVQIEGASAEDQEGISKRINVDTGKLKAEVAEQRRGDFVIATPTSVASVKGTIFWIIVDPVFGDQVVVESGNVELTNNVTGQSVTVESNQSGSSNQEGNVEITITLTITGTIQSYTEGVSMTVNNVSLVSGESPEGVSIEGAGPLNVSIGDFTTFEGGQPSAGDNVTINGQLRQDGTFTANIVSVVEETHRMEIEFENSDGERRKLEIEYK